From the genome of Papaver somniferum cultivar HN1 chromosome 2, ASM357369v1, whole genome shotgun sequence, one region includes:
- the LOC113351279 gene encoding charged multivesicular body protein 1b-like: MEGSFNFEKVERKTDDLKSISDSLRSMADEREKEIEPEKLKVKNAMEKGIEKQIRIHVRNMVRMRHEVVSYRQISNRLNSMVDYFDKEPEGSKVLSLIPAIVESIDSSLTSGNTRNMLKTMDQIDKQFFDDEIVAKFTSSSATESTPTAMSEDEEISTLIKKIADEYNMKASIELEPSKRTALREEDKEVKKVDEGEVGVKTKSKSCFNIFACWCH; the protein is encoded by the coding sequence ATGGAAGGAAGTTTTAATTTTGAGAAAGTGGAAAGAAAAACCGATGATCTTAAATCCATATCGGATAGTTTAAGATCAATGGCAGATGAACGTGAGAAAGAAATAGAACCCGAAAAGCTTAAGGTCAAGAATGCAATGGAAAAAGGAATCGAGAAGCAGATTCGAATTCACGTTAGGAATATGGTGCGCATGAGACATGAGGTGGTAAGTTATCGTCAAATATCTAACCGTCTTAACTCTATGGTTGATTACTTTGACAAAGAACCGGAAGGAAGTAAGGTGCTTAGTTTGATTCCAGCAATTGTTGAATCCatcgattcttctttaacaagCGGGAATACTAGAAACATGCTGAAAACAATGGATCAAATAGATAAACAGTTTTTCGATGATGAAATTGTGGCCAAATTTACAAGTTCGTCCGCTACCGAGAGCACACCAACTGCAATGTCAGAAGATGAGGAAATTAGCACTTTGATCAAAAAAATAGCCGACGAATATAACATGAAGGCTTCTATAGAGTTAGAACCATCAAAAAGGACGGCACTCCGTGAAGAGGATAAAGAGGTAAAGAAAGTTGATGAAGGTGAAGTTGGTGTTAAGACCAAATCTAAAAGCTGCTTCAACATTTTTGCTTGTTGGtgtcattaa